The following are encoded in a window of Providencia rettgeri genomic DNA:
- the rapA gene encoding RNA polymerase-associated protein RapA: MPFTLGQRWISDTESELGLGAVVAIDARMVTLLFPASGENRLYSRSDAPITRVMFNEGDTITSHEGWQLQVESIEEDKGLLTYIGTRLDTQESDVSLREVFLDSKLTFNKPQDRLFAGQIDRMDRFALRFRARKFQSEQVKHQATGLRGIRASLIPHQLHIANEVGKRHHPRVLLADEVGLGKTIEAGMIIHQQLMAGRAERVLIIVPDSLQHQWLVEMLRRFNLRFSLFDDSRYSEAQHDSDNPFETEQLVLCSLDFVRRNKQRFDQLVEAGWDMMVVDEAHHLQWSEAAPSREYQVIETLAESIPSVLLLTATPEQLGQESHFARLRLLDPSRFHDYAEFIAEQNNYRPVADAVSLLLSGDKLTHEQQNLLNDLIKEQDIEPLLKAANLETEDSDAARQELINMLMDRHGTSRLLFRNTRNGVKGFPRRELHSLRMPLPTQYQTAIKVAGIMGTKKDTETRAKEMLYPEQIYQEFEGENATWWNFDPRVEWLMGFLTANRHEKVLVICAKAATALQLEQVLREREAIRAAVFHEGLSLLERDRAAAYFASQEEGAQVLLCSEIGSEGRNFQFANQLVMFDLPFNPDLLEQRIGRLDRIGQSRDISIHVPYLENTAQAVLIRWYHEGLDAFEHTCPTGRAIYDKYYQPLLQFMADPTVTEGFDEFIKTCREEHDSLKLQLEQGRDRLLEMHSNGGESGNLLAEEIGEGDNDTELVNFALNLFDIVGINQEDKSDNLIILTPSDHMLVPDFPGLPQDGCTITFDREQALSREDAQFISWEHPIIRNGLDLVLSGDTGSCAVSLLKNKALPVGTLLTELIYVVEAQAPKNLQISRFLPATPVRLLIDLKGNNLSSQVEFESFNRQLNAINRHMASKLVNAVQNEVHSVLRLSEPMVEKEAKLLIESAKEAADKALTMELSRLEALKAVNPNIRDEELDIIEDERQQLMTNIDQATWRLDAIRLVIVTHQ; encoded by the coding sequence ATGCCATTTACTCTTGGTCAACGCTGGATCAGCGATACAGAAAGCGAACTTGGATTAGGCGCCGTTGTGGCGATTGATGCCCGCATGGTGACATTGCTTTTCCCTGCAAGTGGTGAAAACCGCCTTTACTCACGCAGTGATGCGCCAATTACCCGAGTGATGTTTAATGAAGGTGATACCATTACCAGCCACGAAGGTTGGCAGCTTCAAGTTGAAAGCATTGAAGAAGATAAAGGATTATTAACTTACATCGGTACGCGTTTAGATACGCAAGAAAGCGATGTAAGCCTCAGAGAAGTGTTTCTTGATAGCAAACTGACCTTTAATAAACCACAAGATCGTTTATTTGCTGGTCAGATTGACCGTATGGATCGCTTTGCACTGCGTTTTCGTGCACGTAAATTTCAAAGCGAACAAGTTAAGCACCAAGCGACAGGTTTACGTGGTATACGCGCCAGTTTGATTCCACACCAATTACACATCGCCAATGAAGTAGGCAAGCGCCATCATCCACGTGTTTTACTTGCCGATGAGGTGGGTTTAGGAAAAACCATTGAAGCCGGAATGATCATCCACCAGCAACTTATGGCGGGTCGTGCTGAGCGCGTACTTATCATCGTTCCAGATAGCTTACAGCACCAATGGTTAGTGGAAATGCTGCGCCGCTTTAACTTACGCTTTTCACTATTTGATGATAGCCGCTATAGCGAAGCGCAACATGATAGCGATAACCCATTTGAAACCGAGCAACTCGTCCTCTGTTCACTGGATTTTGTTCGTCGTAATAAACAGCGGTTTGACCAATTAGTTGAAGCTGGCTGGGATATGATGGTAGTCGATGAAGCTCACCACCTGCAATGGAGTGAAGCCGCCCCGAGCCGCGAATATCAAGTGATTGAAACTTTAGCAGAAAGTATTCCTTCTGTGCTTCTGTTAACCGCGACGCCCGAACAACTCGGTCAAGAAAGCCATTTTGCTCGTTTACGCCTTCTCGACCCTAGCCGTTTCCACGATTACGCAGAATTCATTGCTGAGCAAAACAACTACCGCCCTGTTGCCGATGCAGTTTCATTATTGCTCTCTGGTGATAAATTAACTCATGAGCAGCAAAACTTGCTTAATGATTTGATCAAAGAGCAAGATATTGAACCATTACTGAAAGCCGCTAATCTTGAAACTGAAGATAGCGATGCAGCGCGTCAAGAACTGATCAACATGTTGATGGATAGGCACGGTACCAGCCGCCTATTGTTCAGAAATACCCGTAATGGCGTCAAAGGCTTCCCTCGTCGCGAACTGCATTCGTTAAGAATGCCATTACCTACCCAATACCAAACCGCTATTAAAGTGGCTGGTATTATGGGAACCAAGAAAGATACGGAAACTCGTGCTAAAGAGATGCTGTATCCTGAACAAATTTACCAAGAGTTTGAAGGTGAAAATGCCACTTGGTGGAATTTCGACCCACGCGTCGAATGGTTGATGGGTTTTTTAACGGCTAATCGCCATGAAAAGGTACTGGTTATCTGCGCAAAAGCAGCAACGGCCCTGCAATTAGAGCAAGTTTTACGTGAACGGGAAGCTATCCGTGCCGCCGTCTTCCATGAAGGATTATCACTATTAGAACGCGACCGTGCTGCGGCTTACTTTGCCTCTCAAGAAGAAGGTGCTCAAGTACTACTGTGTTCTGAAATTGGTTCAGAAGGTCGTAACTTTCAGTTTGCTAACCAATTAGTGATGTTTGACCTGCCGTTTAATCCTGACCTGCTAGAACAGCGTATTGGTCGGTTAGACCGTATCGGTCAAAGCCGTGATATCAGTATCCACGTGCCTTATCTAGAAAACACCGCGCAAGCAGTGTTGATCCGTTGGTATCACGAAGGCTTAGATGCTTTTGAGCACACCTGCCCAACAGGTCGAGCTATTTATGATAAATATTACCAGCCATTACTGCAATTTATGGCCGACCCCACCGTCACCGAAGGGTTTGATGAATTTATCAAAACATGTCGTGAAGAACACGACAGCTTGAAATTGCAATTAGAACAAGGCCGCGACCGTTTACTTGAAATGCATTCAAACGGTGGCGAGTCAGGTAATCTATTGGCCGAAGAAATTGGCGAAGGTGATAACGATACTGAATTGGTTAACTTTGCACTCAATCTGTTTGATATTGTTGGTATTAATCAAGAAGATAAAAGCGATAACTTGATTATTTTAACACCCTCTGACCATATGTTAGTCCCTGATTTCCCAGGACTTCCACAAGATGGCTGTACAATCACCTTTGATAGAGAGCAAGCGCTTTCCCGTGAAGATGCACAATTTATCAGCTGGGAACACCCTATCATCCGTAATGGGCTGGATTTAGTGTTATCCGGTGATACCGGTAGCTGCGCAGTGTCTTTATTGAAAAATAAAGCCTTACCGGTCGGCACGTTATTGACTGAACTGATTTATGTGGTTGAAGCACAAGCACCGAAAAACTTGCAAATCAGCCGTTTTCTACCAGCCACGCCTGTGCGCTTATTAATTGATTTAAAAGGTAATAACCTATCTTCTCAAGTTGAGTTTGAAAGTTTTAACCGTCAGTTAAATGCCATTAACCGCCATATGGCAAGCAAACTGGTAAATGCAGTACAAAACGAAGTACATTCTGTGTTGCGTTTATCTGAACCGATGGTTGAAAAAGAAGCAAAACTACTGATTGAAAGCGCCAAAGAAGCCGCTGATAAAGCGTTAACCATGGAGCTTTCTCGTTTAGAAGCACTAAAAGCGGTTAATCCCAATATCCGTGATGAAGAGCTTGATATCATTGAAGATGAGCGCCAACAACTGATGACCAATATCGACCAAGCAACGTGGCGTCTAGATGCCATTCGCTTAGTTATCGTGACACATCAGTAA
- the rluA gene encoding bifunctional tRNA pseudouridine(32) synthase/23S rRNA pseudouridine(746) synthase RluA: protein MEPYNPPLDPWLHILYQDDHIIVVNKPSGLLSVPGKASEHHDSIMSRIQRDFPAAQSVHRLDMATSGVMVVALHKAAERELKRQFREREPKKVYIARVWGYLEKEEGLVDLPLICDWPNRPKQKVCFETGKSAQTEYQVLQYEEQATRVKLSPITGRSHQLRVHMLALGHPILGDRFYAHDEAKALAPRLQLHAQELYITHPEYGTPMHFTCQPDF, encoded by the coding sequence ATGGAACCTTACAATCCGCCTCTAGATCCTTGGCTACACATACTCTACCAAGACGACCATATTATTGTTGTCAATAAACCAAGCGGCTTACTCTCTGTACCGGGGAAAGCCTCGGAACATCATGACAGCATTATGAGCCGTATTCAGCGTGATTTCCCTGCGGCGCAATCCGTTCACCGCTTAGATATGGCCACCAGTGGGGTCATGGTCGTTGCCCTTCATAAAGCTGCTGAGCGCGAACTCAAACGTCAATTTAGAGAACGTGAGCCAAAAAAAGTCTATATTGCACGTGTTTGGGGGTATTTAGAAAAAGAAGAAGGTTTAGTTGATTTACCGCTGATTTGTGACTGGCCAAACCGACCAAAGCAAAAAGTGTGTTTTGAAACAGGAAAATCGGCTCAAACTGAGTATCAGGTTTTGCAATATGAAGAACAAGCGACCCGCGTTAAGCTTTCACCAATCACTGGCCGTTCACATCAACTTAGAGTCCATATGTTAGCTTTAGGTCACCCTATCCTTGGTGATCGCTTCTATGCTCACGATGAGGCCAAAGCACTAGCCCCTCGCTTACAGTTACATGCACAGGAGTTATACATCACCCATCCTGAATATGGCACACCAATGCATTTTACCTGCCAACCCGATTTTTGA
- the djlA gene encoding co-chaperone DjlA, with translation MHYWGKIIGVILAIVSGLGFWGALAGLIIGHGFDKASIQRKFAGSMNKRDRQIIFFASTFQILGHLTKSKGRVTETDIQLASNLMDRMQLHGETRKAAQQAFREGKSPNFPLRDVLRQLRMACYGRFDLIQMFLEIQLQAAFADGSLHPNERKVLFIIAEELGISKIQFEQFLEMIQSGRQFGQGYSQQQSGGYYQQSTGPTLEDACKVLGVSPSDEPTKIKRAYRKLMSEHHPDKLVAKGLPPEMMEIAKQKAQSIQAAYDLVKKELGFK, from the coding sequence ATGCACTATTGGGGTAAAATTATTGGCGTAATACTCGCAATCGTCTCTGGATTGGGTTTTTGGGGGGCATTAGCGGGGTTAATTATTGGCCACGGCTTTGATAAAGCATCAATACAACGTAAATTTGCCGGGTCAATGAATAAGCGTGATCGCCAAATCATTTTCTTTGCGAGTACTTTCCAAATTTTAGGACATTTAACCAAGTCCAAAGGCCGTGTAACCGAGACAGACATTCAGCTTGCATCAAATTTGATGGATAGAATGCAACTGCACGGCGAAACCCGAAAAGCGGCACAGCAAGCCTTTCGAGAAGGGAAATCACCTAACTTTCCATTACGCGATGTGTTAAGACAATTACGTATGGCGTGCTACGGTCGCTTCGACTTGATTCAGATGTTTCTGGAAATTCAATTACAAGCTGCTTTTGCCGATGGTTCACTCCACCCAAATGAAAGAAAAGTGCTGTTTATCATCGCAGAAGAGCTTGGTATTTCGAAAATTCAGTTCGAACAGTTCTTAGAGATGATCCAAAGTGGTCGCCAATTTGGTCAAGGATACTCTCAGCAGCAATCAGGAGGCTATTATCAACAATCGACAGGGCCTACCTTAGAAGATGCCTGCAAAGTGCTAGGTGTGTCTCCTAGCGACGAGCCGACTAAAATTAAACGGGCTTACCGTAAGCTAATGAGTGAACATCATCCAGACAAATTGGTGGCGAAAGGCCTACCGCCAGAAATGATGGAAATAGCCAAGCAGAAAGCGCAATCAATCCAAGCAGCTTACGACTTAGTCAAGAAGGAGCTCGGCTTCAAATAA
- the lptD gene encoding LPS assembly protein LptD, protein MKKSYPTLVATLVWAAIYSQQAHADLAQQCMLGVPVYTKPIVKGDPNNLPINITAEDVRGEYPNFVEYDGNVDIQQGNQTLTADNVKLTQTETAGQPPVREVTATGNVHYDDPQIILKGPSAWSNLDNKNTDVNDGNYMMVGRQGRGDATKMKMRGENRYSIMENGTFTTCLPGNNSWSVAGSEVIIDREEEVAEIWHARFKVGDVPIFYSPYMQLPIGNKRRSGFLIPTGSYSNNDGLEFSLPYYWNIAPNYDATITPQFMTHRGVKLNNEFRYLITPGTGTIAFDYINRDRAYIKDKEREKRAARDSDDRWLFYWRHSGTYAGHWNFASDYTKVSDPQYFTDFSSQYGSTTDGYATQKFSAGYSDTNWNAKVTHKQFQIFADNPNKRAYKAEPQVDFNYYKNNLGAFDVHTYAQAARFTSVGKNNPDATRLHFEPEVNLPLSNGWANMNNSIKLYATHYDQDIPKSNTNTSLEKNVSRVLPMFKSDAKVVFERDLFQGSDYVQTLEPRVQYLYIPYKDQDNINNFDSSLLQSDYSGLFRDRIYSGLDRIASANQFTTGLTTRVYDDALAERFNFSVGQIYYFERPRAGNSNRPIDDKSNTGSLLWATDSMWRIDENWGIRGGLQYDRRLGNVTMGNAVAEYRLDADRLVQLNYRFVDRDYIQATFRDLDKIGKNQELPEYQRGISQVGTVVSWPLNEQWGFVGSYYYDTKQQQSASQLVGLQYNTCCWAVNLGYERKIVGWQKEKFSSEYDNKWSINVELRGLNNNHSLGSQKMLEAGIMPYQRAF, encoded by the coding sequence ATGAAAAAAAGCTATCCAACACTAGTTGCCACCCTTGTATGGGCGGCTATTTATAGTCAGCAAGCGCATGCTGACCTTGCGCAGCAGTGTATGCTGGGTGTCCCTGTTTATACAAAACCGATTGTAAAAGGTGACCCTAACAACCTGCCAATTAATATTACGGCTGAAGATGTTCGTGGTGAATACCCAAATTTTGTTGAATATGACGGCAATGTCGATATCCAACAAGGGAACCAAACACTGACCGCCGATAACGTTAAATTAACGCAAACTGAAACGGCGGGGCAGCCGCCTGTTCGTGAAGTTACTGCAACGGGTAATGTTCACTATGATGACCCGCAAATTATCTTAAAAGGTCCTTCCGCTTGGTCTAACTTAGATAATAAAAATACCGATGTGAACGACGGTAACTACATGATGGTCGGTCGCCAAGGTCGCGGTGACGCTACGAAAATGAAAATGCGTGGAGAAAACCGCTACTCCATCATGGAAAACGGAACATTTACCACCTGCTTACCAGGCAATAACAGTTGGAGCGTTGCAGGGTCTGAAGTGATTATCGACCGCGAGGAAGAAGTCGCCGAGATTTGGCATGCTCGCTTTAAAGTCGGTGATGTGCCAATTTTTTACAGCCCATATATGCAATTGCCGATTGGGAATAAACGTCGCTCAGGTTTCTTAATTCCAACTGGTAGCTACTCAAATAATGATGGCTTAGAGTTCTCTTTACCCTATTATTGGAATATCGCACCGAATTATGATGCGACCATCACCCCTCAATTTATGACTCACAGGGGCGTGAAGTTAAACAACGAATTCCGTTATCTTATCACGCCGGGGACGGGGACTATTGCCTTTGATTATATCAACCGAGACCGTGCTTATATCAAAGACAAAGAGCGTGAAAAACGAGCGGCCCGTGATAGTGATGACCGTTGGTTATTCTATTGGCGTCACTCTGGCACCTATGCGGGGCACTGGAATTTTGCCTCTGACTACACCAAAGTCAGCGATCCACAATACTTTACCGATTTTAGCTCTCAATACGGTAGCACAACCGATGGTTATGCCACACAAAAATTCAGCGCAGGCTACTCGGATACCAATTGGAATGCGAAAGTCACCCACAAACAATTCCAAATTTTTGCGGACAACCCGAATAAACGTGCGTATAAAGCAGAGCCTCAAGTTGACTTTAATTATTATAAAAATAATTTAGGCGCCTTTGATGTGCATACTTATGCGCAAGCGGCCCGTTTTACCAGCGTGGGTAAAAACAACCCTGATGCAACACGTTTACACTTCGAACCTGAAGTAAACCTGCCATTATCCAATGGTTGGGCAAACATGAATAACAGCATTAAGTTGTATGCCACGCATTACGACCAAGATATTCCAAAATCGAATACCAACACTAGCCTTGAGAAAAATGTTAGTCGCGTGCTTCCAATGTTTAAGAGCGATGCGAAAGTGGTTTTCGAACGAGACCTTTTCCAAGGCAGTGATTATGTGCAAACATTAGAACCGCGTGTGCAATATTTGTATATTCCGTATAAAGATCAGGACAATATCAATAACTTTGACTCATCTTTACTGCAATCAGATTACAGTGGTTTATTCCGTGATCGTATTTACAGTGGTCTTGACCGTATTGCTTCTGCCAATCAGTTCACCACTGGTTTAACGACGCGTGTTTACGATGATGCACTCGCGGAACGCTTTAATTTCTCCGTCGGGCAAATTTATTACTTCGAACGTCCACGTGCAGGGAATTCAAATCGACCTATCGATGATAAGAGCAACACAGGTTCCTTACTGTGGGCGACAGATTCGATGTGGCGCATCGATGAAAACTGGGGGATCCGCGGTGGGTTACAATATGACCGCCGTCTTGGTAACGTCACAATGGGTAATGCCGTTGCGGAATACCGTTTAGATGCCGATCGCTTAGTTCAGTTGAATTACCGTTTCGTTGACCGTGATTATATTCAAGCGACTTTCCGTGATTTAGATAAAATTGGTAAAAATCAAGAGTTACCTGAATATCAACGAGGTATTTCACAAGTAGGTACCGTTGTGAGCTGGCCATTAAATGAACAATGGGGCTTTGTCGGTTCCTACTATTACGATACAAAACAACAGCAATCTGCAAGTCAACTGGTTGGATTGCAATACAATACCTGCTGTTGGGCAGTGAACCTTGGCTATGAACGTAAGATTGTTGGTTGGCAAAAAGAGAAGTTCAGCAGCGAATATGACAATAAATGGTCAATCAATGTGGAACTTAGAGGCCTAAATAACAATCATAGTTTAGGTAGTCAGAAAATGTTAGAAGCGGGCATCATGCCTTACCAACGTGCTTTCTGA
- the surA gene encoding peptidylprolyl isomerase SurA, which produces MKNWRTLILGLMFASSATLAAPQQMDKVAAVVNNGVVLESDIQNMINTVKLNAQNARQQIPDDQTLRHQILDRLVMDNIMLQMANQMQINIPDEAVTATIADIARQNGLTLEQMQQRLNADGINMNQYRSEIRKEMLIAEVRNNEVRRRVTILPQEVDALAEQMSSQANYEMGVNLSHILIPLPENPTPEQLKTAEALVDKILADLKKGGDFGKLAIAYSADPQALKGGNMGWSRLQELPVVFAEQLKNAKKGNIVGPIRSGVGYHILRVNDVSGGSQPISVTEVKARHILIKSSPIMDDAQARQKLNKIAQDIRSGAVSFEDAAKENSEDPGSALKGGELGWNMPDVYDPAFRDALMKLNKGELSQPVPSSFGWHLIQLEDTRNVDKTDAAQKDQAYRLLFNRKFNEEAQSWMQEQRASAYVKIIDGRDNQSQDEKSN; this is translated from the coding sequence ATGAAGAATTGGAGAACGCTTATTCTGGGACTGATGTTCGCAAGCTCTGCGACTTTGGCTGCGCCACAGCAAATGGATAAAGTGGCTGCGGTTGTCAATAACGGAGTTGTGCTGGAAAGTGACATCCAGAATATGATCAATACAGTTAAACTGAACGCACAGAATGCCCGTCAGCAGATCCCTGACGATCAAACCTTGCGTCATCAAATCCTTGATCGTCTGGTAATGGATAACATCATGCTGCAAATGGCAAACCAAATGCAGATTAATATCCCAGATGAAGCAGTGACTGCCACCATCGCAGATATTGCACGTCAAAATGGTTTAACACTGGAACAAATGCAACAACGTTTAAACGCTGATGGCATTAACATGAACCAGTACCGTAGTGAAATCCGTAAAGAGATGCTGATCGCCGAAGTGCGTAACAACGAAGTTCGTCGTCGTGTTACCATTTTACCGCAAGAAGTTGACGCGCTTGCTGAACAAATGAGTTCACAAGCTAACTATGAAATGGGCGTAAATCTGAGCCACATTTTAATTCCATTACCAGAAAACCCAACACCTGAACAGCTAAAAACCGCTGAAGCATTAGTCGATAAAATTTTAGCCGACCTAAAAAAAGGCGGTGACTTCGGTAAATTAGCTATCGCTTATTCAGCTGATCCACAAGCGCTAAAAGGCGGCAACATGGGATGGTCGCGTCTGCAAGAACTCCCTGTTGTATTTGCTGAACAACTGAAAAATGCGAAAAAAGGCAACATCGTTGGTCCAATCCGTTCTGGCGTCGGTTACCACATTTTGCGTGTTAACGATGTGAGCGGCGGTAGCCAGCCTATCTCTGTCACTGAAGTAAAAGCACGTCATATCTTGATTAAATCATCGCCGATTATGGATGATGCACAAGCAAGACAAAAACTGAATAAAATAGCCCAAGACATCCGTTCTGGGGCAGTTTCATTCGAAGATGCAGCGAAAGAAAACTCAGAAGACCCGGGTAGCGCATTAAAAGGTGGTGAACTTGGCTGGAATATGCCGGATGTTTACGACCCAGCATTTCGTGATGCATTAATGAAATTGAACAAAGGTGAGTTAAGTCAGCCTGTACCATCAAGCTTTGGCTGGCACTTAATTCAGTTGGAAGATACACGTAACGTTGATAAAACCGATGCTGCGCAAAAAGACCAAGCGTATCGTTTACTGTTTAACCGTAAATTTAACGAAGAAGCTCAAAGTTGGATGCAAGAACAACGTGCTTCTGCTTACGTGAAAATCATTGATGGTCGTGATAACCAATCTCAAGATGAAAAATCTAACTAA
- the pdxA gene encoding 4-hydroxythreonine-4-phosphate dehydrogenase PdxA, which translates to MKNLTKPIVITPGEPAGVGPDLLIQLAQQAWPVELVACADPNLLLDRAKALNLPLTLTEYVASEAGKTHTAGHLSIMPVPLSAPVKAGELNVSNGNYVVETLAKACDGCLTNAFSAIVTGPVHKGIINDAGISFSGHTEFFAERSGCERVVMMLATEELRVALATTHLPLKDVSAAITQQSLREVITILHQDLHTKFAIENPVIYVCGLNPHAGEGGHMGTEEIETIEPALESLRTEGIHLIGPLPADTLFQAKYLDHADAVLAMYHDQGLPVLKYQGFGRAVNITLGLPFIRTSVDHGTALELAGTGHADAGSFITALTLAIQMTSKNT; encoded by the coding sequence ATGAAAAATCTAACTAAGCCTATTGTGATTACCCCCGGTGAGCCTGCCGGGGTTGGTCCAGATTTGCTTATCCAGCTCGCTCAACAGGCATGGCCCGTTGAGCTTGTTGCTTGTGCCGATCCCAACTTGTTGCTTGATCGCGCTAAAGCGCTAAATCTGCCACTCACGTTAACTGAATATGTAGCAAGTGAGGCGGGAAAAACACACACCGCAGGCCACTTATCTATTATGCCAGTACCATTAAGCGCCCCAGTGAAAGCAGGTGAACTTAACGTTAGCAATGGTAATTATGTGGTTGAAACACTTGCGAAAGCCTGCGATGGTTGTTTAACGAATGCGTTTTCTGCCATTGTCACTGGACCCGTGCATAAAGGCATCATTAACGATGCTGGTATTTCTTTTAGCGGGCATACTGAATTTTTTGCTGAGCGCAGCGGTTGTGAACGCGTGGTTATGATGCTAGCAACTGAGGAGCTACGTGTCGCACTTGCCACCACGCATCTCCCATTAAAAGACGTTTCAGCGGCGATTACGCAGCAAAGTCTGCGTGAAGTCATCACGATTTTACATCAGGATTTACACACTAAATTTGCTATCGAGAACCCCGTTATCTACGTATGTGGACTAAATCCCCATGCAGGAGAAGGCGGGCACATGGGAACAGAAGAGATAGAGACTATTGAGCCTGCTTTGGAAAGTTTGCGTACAGAAGGTATCCACCTCATCGGGCCATTGCCTGCGGATACTCTCTTCCAAGCCAAATATTTAGACCATGCAGATGCCGTTTTAGCCATGTATCACGATCAAGGTCTTCCTGTGTTAAAATATCAAGGTTTTGGTAGAGCGGTAAATATTACCCTCGGCCTACCGTTTATCCGTACTTCCGTCGACCATGGCACAGCCCTTGAGCTTGCAGGTACGGGTCATGCAGATGCGGGAAGTTTTATCACCGCATTGACATTAGCTATCCAAATGACATCTAAGAATACATGA
- the rsmA gene encoding 16S rRNA (adenine(1518)-N(6)/adenine(1519)-N(6))-dimethyltransferase RsmA: protein MNNRVHQGHFARKRFGQNFLTDQFIIDSIVDAMNPLPGQSIVEIGPGLGALTEPVGSRIEKMTVVELDRDLAARLHVHPQLKDKLTIIQQDAMTVDFGELAQQAGQPLRVFGNLPYNISTPLMFHLFTFTNSIADMNFMLQKEVVNRLVAGPGSKAFGRLSVMAQYYCNVVPVLEVPPTAFTPAPKVDSAIVRLIPHREPPYPVKDIKFLSRITTQAFNQRRKTIRNSLGDLFSAEELTELGIDLSTRAENISVEQYCKMANYLSNRSE from the coding sequence ATGAATAATCGAGTCCATCAGGGGCATTTTGCCCGCAAACGCTTCGGGCAGAACTTTTTAACTGACCAATTTATTATCGACAGTATCGTTGATGCGATGAATCCACTTCCAGGTCAATCTATTGTCGAAATTGGCCCAGGTTTAGGCGCATTGACTGAGCCCGTCGGTAGCCGTATTGAAAAAATGACGGTCGTTGAGCTTGACCGTGATCTCGCGGCGCGTTTACACGTCCATCCGCAACTCAAGGATAAATTAACAATTATCCAACAAGATGCGATGACGGTTGATTTTGGTGAATTGGCACAACAAGCAGGTCAGCCACTGCGCGTGTTTGGTAACTTACCTTACAATATTTCGACCCCATTAATGTTTCACCTGTTCACATTTACTAACTCCATTGCAGATATGAATTTCATGCTGCAAAAAGAAGTGGTCAATCGGCTAGTTGCAGGCCCCGGTAGCAAAGCCTTTGGCCGTTTAAGTGTGATGGCACAATATTATTGTAACGTCGTGCCAGTCCTTGAAGTGCCGCCGACGGCCTTTACTCCAGCGCCAAAAGTAGACTCTGCGATTGTTAGGTTGATCCCACACCGCGAGCCGCCATATCCAGTTAAAGACATTAAATTCTTAAGCCGGATCACCACACAGGCCTTTAATCAACGCCGTAAAACCATCCGTAATAGCCTTGGGGATTTATTTAGCGCTGAAGAATTAACAGAGTTAGGTATCGATTTAAGTACACGTGCCGAAAATATTTCTGTTGAACAGTACTGCAAAATGGCAAACTATCTTTCTAACCGATCAGAATAG
- the apaG gene encoding Co2+/Mg2+ efflux protein ApaG, translating into MLNEPNVSIQVQSVYIESQSQPDIARYVFAYTICIRNLGRDPIQLMSRYWLITNSDGHKTEVQGEGVVGEQPIIRPGTEYRYTSGAILETPMGTMEGYYVMINTQGDSFHVDIPAFRLAIPTLIN; encoded by the coding sequence ATGCTTAATGAGCCGAATGTGAGCATCCAAGTTCAGAGTGTCTACATCGAGAGCCAGTCACAGCCCGATATTGCCAGATATGTGTTTGCATACACCATTTGCATCCGCAATTTAGGGCGTGATCCTATTCAACTCATGAGCCGTTATTGGCTCATTACTAACAGTGATGGCCACAAAACAGAAGTACAAGGCGAAGGTGTTGTCGGCGAACAGCCTATTATCCGACCAGGTACTGAATACCGCTATACCAGTGGTGCTATTCTTGAAACGCCAATGGGCACAATGGAAGGCTATTACGTGATGATAAATACACAAGGGGATAGTTTTCATGTTGATATCCCTGCTTTTCGTCTAGCAATTCCAACACTGATTAATTAA